A genome region from Bombilactobacillus bombi includes the following:
- the yihA gene encoding ribosome biogenesis GTP-binding protein YihA/YsxC, translating to MQIKTLKMDLSAVSATQYPTEGYPEIALLGRSNVGKSSLINTLVQRKKFARTSSTPGKTRTLNFYQINEAFYLVDVPGYGYAKVSKKQRAEFGVMIEEYLTTRQPLKGVIILVDGRRAPTADDISMYQFVSYYHLPTLVVATKMDKVKGNQWNKTISAVNKTLNLNQTDQLQLFSSQTKSGQAEVWQWIESQI from the coding sequence ATGCAAATTAAAACTTTAAAAATGGATTTAAGTGCTGTTAGTGCTACGCAGTATCCTACGGAAGGTTATCCAGAAATTGCCCTTTTAGGAAGATCTAATGTAGGTAAATCTTCATTAATTAATACCTTAGTACAACGCAAAAAATTTGCGCGAACTTCAAGTACACCCGGAAAAACACGCACATTAAATTTTTATCAGATAAATGAAGCTTTTTATTTAGTGGATGTTCCAGGTTATGGTTACGCCAAAGTATCTAAAAAGCAACGCGCAGAATTTGGGGTAATGATAGAAGAATATTTAACTACACGCCAACCACTTAAAGGAGTTATTATTTTAGTTGATGGGCGTCGAGCACCAACTGCAGACGATATTTCAATGTATCAATTTGTTAGTTATTATCATTTACCCACTTTGGTGGTCGCTACCAAAATGGATAAAGTCAAGGGTAACCAATGGAATAAAACTATCAGTGCTGTCAATAAGACTTTGAATCTTAATCAAACCGATCAGTTGCAACTGTTTAGTTCACAAACTAAGTCAGGCCAAGCAGAAGTTTGGCAGTGGATTGAAAGCCAAATTTAA